A genome region from Myroides fluvii includes the following:
- the dnaG gene encoding DNA primase, translating into MISKATIDTVFDTARVEEVIGDFVNLKKAGANYRGLSPFVNEKTPSFMVSPVKQIWKDFSSGKGGNAIAFLMEHEHFSYPEAIRYLARKYGIEIEETEQTDAEKEQLNEKESMFIVSEFAKNYFEDILMNSEEGRAIGLSYFKERGFTSDTIKAFGLGYSPDKWDAFTEEALKKGYSLDYLEKTGLTIVKDDKRFDRFKGRVMFPIQSMSGRVLGFGGRILTNDKKAAKYLNSPESDIYHKSKVLYGISHAKQEIAKKDNCYLVEGYTDVIQMHQTGVKNVVASSGTALTPDQIRLISRLTQNITMLFDGDAAGIRASFRGVDLILEAGMNVRICSLPDGEDPDSFARKHTLEELEAYFETKSTDFIRFKANALMEDAKGDPIKKAEIIRDMVTSISKIPDPIKREIYIQECSRIMDISEEVIFSSLAQISKKELADANKKFTQERKQMEVVHAEKQQETVAVDALYLLEQRIIEILLLYGNEEEQFVELVFETNDDDEIVEVEHKITQKVYERIYLSLQEDEVQLTNSIFKRLYNDVMGYYHSSATEWSLEDYLKRLDGDLSGMVTSILMEEEKENLHNWESQNIFVKQKKDGIAQYTTETILTLRMHLVNTIIEKYKNKLPGVEQDRAFEILGIIMDYSSLMNTFSKRLGQVTTRFRL; encoded by the coding sequence ATGATTTCCAAAGCAACCATTGATACCGTTTTTGATACCGCTCGAGTTGAGGAGGTAATTGGCGATTTCGTCAACCTAAAAAAAGCGGGAGCAAACTATAGAGGATTGAGTCCTTTCGTCAATGAAAAGACCCCGTCTTTTATGGTTTCACCAGTCAAGCAAATTTGGAAAGACTTTAGCTCTGGAAAAGGAGGGAATGCCATTGCGTTTTTGATGGAACACGAGCATTTTTCCTATCCTGAAGCCATTCGCTACTTGGCGAGAAAATACGGCATTGAAATAGAAGAAACCGAACAAACCGATGCGGAAAAAGAACAGCTCAATGAAAAAGAAAGCATGTTTATTGTGTCGGAATTTGCCAAGAATTACTTCGAAGACATCCTGATGAATTCAGAAGAAGGAAGGGCAATAGGACTTTCTTATTTTAAAGAGAGAGGTTTTACATCTGATACTATTAAAGCTTTTGGCTTAGGATATTCACCTGATAAATGGGATGCTTTTACAGAAGAGGCGCTTAAGAAAGGTTATTCTTTAGACTATTTGGAGAAAACGGGATTAACGATTGTCAAAGACGACAAGCGATTTGACCGTTTTAAAGGACGTGTGATGTTTCCCATACAAAGTATGTCGGGCCGAGTCTTGGGATTTGGAGGACGTATTCTCACCAATGATAAAAAAGCAGCCAAATACCTCAATTCACCCGAAAGTGATATTTACCACAAGAGTAAAGTGCTCTACGGAATCTCACATGCCAAGCAAGAGATAGCTAAAAAAGACAATTGTTATTTGGTAGAAGGGTATACCGATGTTATCCAAATGCATCAAACGGGAGTAAAAAACGTTGTTGCCTCTTCGGGTACTGCTTTAACTCCGGATCAAATTCGATTAATTAGTCGTTTGACGCAAAATATAACCATGCTTTTTGATGGAGATGCGGCTGGAATCAGAGCGTCTTTTCGCGGGGTCGATTTAATTTTAGAAGCCGGAATGAATGTGCGGATCTGTTCTCTACCTGATGGAGAAGATCCTGATAGCTTTGCTCGTAAGCATACGTTAGAAGAGTTAGAGGCTTACTTTGAGACCAAGTCTACCGATTTTATCCGCTTTAAAGCAAATGCTCTAATGGAAGATGCCAAAGGGGATCCCATTAAGAAAGCCGAGATAATTCGCGATATGGTGACGAGTATTTCTAAAATACCCGATCCAATTAAGCGCGAAATTTATATTCAAGAATGCTCCCGCATTATGGATATATCTGAAGAGGTGATTTTCAGCTCTTTGGCCCAAATCAGCAAAAAAGAATTGGCTGACGCCAATAAGAAGTTTACGCAAGAACGTAAACAAATGGAAGTGGTGCATGCGGAAAAACAACAAGAAACAGTTGCCGTTGATGCCCTATATTTGTTAGAACAGCGAATTATCGAAATTTTGTTGCTTTACGGAAATGAAGAAGAACAATTTGTTGAGTTGGTTTTTGAAACGAATGACGACGACGAAATTGTTGAAGTTGAACACAAAATTACACAAAAAGTCTACGAGAGAATCTACTTGAGCTTACAAGAGGATGAAGTTCAATTGACCAATTCCATCTTTAAGCGATTGTATAATGATGTAATGGGGTATTATCACAGCAGTGCTACCGAATGGAGTTTGGAAGACTATCTAAAGAGACTCGATGGTGATTTGTCTGGTATGGTCACTAGTATTCTTATGGAAGAAGAAAAAGAAAATCTGCACAATTGGGAAAGTCAAAATATTTTTGTCAAACAAAAGAAAGACGGAATCGCTCAATATACAACAGAAACCATCTTGACCCTGCGCATGCATTTGGTGAATACCATCATTGAAAAGTATAAAAATAAACTTCCAGGGGTTGAACAAGATCGGGCTTTTGAAATACTCGGAATAATTATGGATTATTCCTCCTTAATGAATACCTTTTCTAAACGATTAGGACAAGTGACTACTCGATTTCGATTATAA
- the aspA gene encoding aspartate ammonia-lyase, translating into MKDTRREHDFLGELDIPNDKYYGIQTFRAVENFNITGLTLTNEKGLIKALGEVKKAAALANKDCGVLEAKIADAICFACDQVIAGKYNDQFVSDLIQGGAGTSVNMNANEVIANIALEHLGHKKGEYQFVHPNNHVNCSQSTNDAYPTAFRLALYYKLDGFCQIIANLEKAFATKGEQFKNVLKMGRTQLQDAVPMTLGQEFHAFSTTVGEDLLRLREAQRLILEVNMGATAIGTKVNAPEAYPELCVSYLAKETGLPLVLSPDLIEATSDTGAYVQIMSTIKRAAIKISKICNDLRLLSSGPRTGFNEINLPARQPGSSIMPGKVNPVIPEVVNQTCFYVIGQDLTVTMAAEAGQLQLNVMEPVIGFALFTSLEYLGNSVTTLIDKCIVGITANEAHCADLVMNSIGIVTQLNPILGYEICASVAGEALLSGKSVHQIVVEERKLITQAKWDEVYSLENLIHPKLIVS; encoded by the coding sequence ATGAAAGATACAAGAAGAGAACACGACTTTTTAGGTGAATTGGACATCCCTAATGACAAATACTACGGAATTCAAACCTTCCGAGCAGTTGAAAATTTTAATATCACAGGTCTTACCTTAACCAATGAAAAAGGATTAATCAAAGCTTTAGGAGAAGTTAAAAAAGCTGCTGCACTTGCAAATAAAGATTGTGGAGTATTGGAAGCGAAAATTGCGGATGCTATTTGTTTTGCTTGCGATCAAGTGATTGCAGGAAAATACAACGATCAATTCGTAAGTGATTTAATTCAAGGAGGTGCGGGTACTTCAGTGAATATGAATGCGAATGAAGTGATTGCTAATATTGCTTTAGAGCACTTAGGACATAAAAAAGGAGAATATCAATTCGTACACCCGAACAACCATGTCAACTGTTCTCAATCAACTAATGATGCCTACCCAACGGCATTTCGATTGGCGTTGTATTATAAACTAGACGGATTCTGTCAAATCATTGCAAACCTAGAAAAAGCATTCGCAACTAAAGGTGAGCAGTTTAAGAATGTACTTAAAATGGGACGTACGCAATTACAAGATGCGGTTCCGATGACTTTGGGACAAGAGTTTCATGCCTTTTCAACAACCGTTGGTGAAGACTTATTGCGTTTGCGTGAAGCACAACGCTTAATCTTAGAAGTAAATATGGGAGCTACGGCAATTGGAACTAAAGTTAATGCGCCTGAAGCTTATCCTGAATTATGTGTTTCTTATTTAGCAAAAGAAACAGGACTTCCTTTGGTGTTGTCGCCTGATTTAATTGAAGCTACTAGTGATACTGGAGCGTATGTACAAATTATGAGTACCATCAAACGCGCGGCTATCAAAATTTCAAAAATATGTAATGATTTGCGTTTATTGAGCTCTGGTCCTCGTACAGGATTTAACGAAATTAATCTACCTGCTCGTCAACCAGGATCTTCTATTATGCCTGGAAAAGTAAATCCTGTTATTCCGGAAGTAGTAAATCAAACGTGTTTCTACGTAATCGGACAAGATTTAACCGTTACCATGGCTGCTGAAGCAGGACAGTTACAGTTGAATGTTATGGAACCCGTGATTGGATTTGCCTTATTTACTTCTCTTGAATATTTAGGCAATAGCGTAACTACTTTAATTGATAAATGTATTGTGGGAATTACGGCTAACGAAGCTCATTGTGCAGACTTAGTTATGAATAGTATCGGAATCGTAACCCAATTAAATCCAATTTTAGGATATGAAATTTGTGCAAGTGTTGCAGGAGAAGCTCTGCTATCAGGAAAAAGTGTACATCAAATCGTTGTTGAAGAAAGAAAATTAATTACACAGGCCAAATGGGATGAAGTATACTCGTTAGAAAACTTAATCCACCCAAAATTAATCGTATCCTAA
- a CDS encoding type II asparaginase, which translates to MRKIINVLFVLLLVFQVQAQNKKNSQNAKELPRVIILATGGTIAGAGESSTKAAYTAGKVPIDDLLNAVPQMHDIAKIKGEQIAQIGSQDMNVETWLKLSNRINEIFEKNEADGVVVTHGTDTQEETAYFLELTVKSAKPVVLVGAMRPSTAMSQDGNRNLLDAVMVAASPNSKEVGVVTAMNEEVYAARDVTKTVTTSIATFKSRNFGPIGLIYDGKVNYYYKTLRSPEQKFDVKGLKTLPQVEIVYGYADASPKAVNAAIEEGVKGIVYAGMGNGNFNAPVGDALEKAAKNGIAVCRSARAGSGRVTLFNEVDDQALGFVVADDLNPQKARVLLMLALTRTSNQKELQNIFFAY; encoded by the coding sequence ATGAGAAAGATAATCAACGTATTGTTCGTGCTGTTACTCGTATTTCAAGTACAAGCACAAAACAAAAAAAATAGCCAAAATGCAAAGGAATTACCACGTGTAATTATCTTAGCCACTGGTGGGACTATTGCTGGAGCAGGTGAATCATCAACAAAAGCAGCGTATACTGCAGGTAAAGTACCTATTGACGATTTATTAAATGCCGTTCCGCAAATGCACGATATTGCTAAGATTAAAGGAGAGCAGATTGCTCAAATCGGAAGTCAAGACATGAACGTAGAGACGTGGTTGAAATTGAGTAATCGAATCAACGAAATCTTTGAGAAAAATGAAGCAGATGGTGTGGTAGTAACCCACGGTACTGATACACAAGAAGAAACAGCTTATTTCTTAGAACTGACGGTGAAATCTGCGAAACCTGTAGTTTTAGTTGGGGCAATGCGCCCTTCAACAGCCATGAGTCAAGATGGAAATAGAAATTTATTAGATGCTGTTATGGTTGCCGCTTCTCCTAATAGTAAAGAAGTAGGTGTTGTTACGGCGATGAATGAAGAAGTATATGCCGCTAGAGATGTTACCAAAACAGTAACAACGAGTATTGCAACTTTTAAATCGAGAAATTTTGGACCTATTGGTCTAATCTACGACGGAAAAGTTAATTATTATTATAAAACACTGCGTTCACCAGAACAAAAGTTTGATGTCAAAGGACTGAAGACATTACCTCAAGTTGAAATCGTATATGGATATGCTGATGCTAGTCCAAAAGCAGTAAACGCAGCAATTGAAGAGGGAGTGAAAGGTATTGTTTATGCCGGAATGGGGAATGGTAACTTCAATGCACCTGTAGGCGATGCATTAGAAAAAGCAGCTAAAAATGGAATTGCAGTTTGTCGATCGGCTCGTGCAGGTTCTGGAAGAGTAACACTTTTTAATGAAGTAGATGATCAAGCGCTTGGATTTGTTGTTGCAGATGACCTAAATCCACAAAAAGCACGCGTTTTGTTGATGCTAGCGTTGACTAGAACGAGTAACCAAAAAGAATTACAAAATATTTTCTTTGCATACTAA
- a CDS encoding anaerobic C4-dicarboxylate transporter produces the protein MLLIQFAILIAMILIGSQMKGIGLGVMGMVGLLIFVFVFQMKPGDPPIDVMLVIMAIVSTAATLQACGGLDYLVRLAERVIRSNPSNIVFIAPFTVYFFCLFAGTAHLLYSLLPIIAEVATKKRIRPERPLSVSVIASHLAITGSPMSAATAAFAGASILAYPGALIDIMKICIPACLIGIFITCLVVLKKGKELNEDPIFLEKMKDPEFAKSLDADEDASGNQKPLKKGAKISVVIFAIAVLLIVIAGAFPQLLPQFEPGAASLVVKANGELQMVSVISMITLTASALMMLITKTSAVSVTKVSLFSSMATAVVSVFGVVWMSATFMSHNEVVIKGFLSDIVTLYPWTFAIAVFILGALMFSQAATTKTMMPLGMALGVSNPALIAIFPAVNADFVLPGYPTLLAAINFDRTGSTKIGKFVVNHSFMIPGLVAIIVAIAAGFLLGSFLL, from the coding sequence ATGTTATTGATTCAGTTCGCAATATTAATTGCTATGATATTAATCGGTTCCCAAATGAAGGGAATTGGATTAGGTGTGATGGGTATGGTAGGGCTACTCATCTTTGTTTTTGTCTTTCAGATGAAACCAGGTGACCCTCCTATTGATGTGATGTTGGTGATTATGGCTATTGTCTCTACTGCAGCTACTTTACAAGCTTGTGGTGGATTGGATTATCTCGTGCGATTAGCAGAACGAGTGATTCGCAGTAATCCATCCAATATTGTATTTATTGCGCCATTTACGGTGTACTTTTTCTGCCTTTTTGCAGGAACAGCACACTTGCTATATTCTTTGTTGCCTATTATTGCTGAGGTGGCTACGAAAAAGAGAATACGACCAGAACGCCCCTTGAGCGTTTCTGTCATCGCTTCCCATCTAGCGATTACGGGAAGTCCGATGAGTGCAGCAACTGCTGCCTTTGCAGGTGCGAGTATTCTCGCGTATCCTGGCGCTTTAATTGACATCATGAAAATCTGTATCCCCGCTTGTTTGATCGGAATATTCATTACATGCTTGGTGGTATTGAAAAAAGGAAAAGAACTAAATGAAGATCCTATTTTCTTGGAAAAAATGAAAGATCCTGAATTTGCTAAAAGCTTAGATGCAGATGAAGATGCAAGCGGAAATCAAAAACCCTTGAAAAAAGGAGCAAAGATCTCTGTTGTTATTTTTGCTATTGCCGTTTTGTTAATTGTTATTGCAGGTGCATTTCCTCAGCTATTACCTCAATTTGAACCTGGAGCCGCTAGCTTAGTTGTAAAAGCTAATGGTGAACTGCAAATGGTAAGTGTGATTAGCATGATTACATTAACCGCTTCTGCTTTAATGATGCTCATTACAAAAACAAGTGCTGTAAGCGTGACTAAAGTAAGTTTGTTCTCTTCTATGGCAACAGCGGTGGTCTCTGTTTTTGGAGTAGTTTGGATGAGTGCAACCTTTATGTCTCATAACGAAGTAGTAATTAAAGGTTTTTTAAGTGATATTGTTACACTGTATCCTTGGACATTTGCCATCGCAGTATTCATTCTCGGAGCTTTAATGTTTAGCCAGGCAGCAACAACAAAAACAATGATGCCACTCGGAATGGCTTTGGGGGTTTCTAATCCCGCATTAATTGCCATTTTTCCTGCCGTAAATGCAGATTTCGTTTTACCAGGCTATCCAACTTTATTGGCTGCAATCAACTTCGATAGAACCGGAAGTACCAAAATTGGAAAATTTGTAGTGAACCACAGTTTTATGATCCCTGGATTGGTAGCTATTATCGTCGCTATCGCCGCGGGCTTCTTGCTCGGATCCTTTTTATTGTAG
- a CDS encoding porin, with amino-acid sequence MKKILLLLALSMQIGMFAQETQTSTDTISKPLLPVEKIDLLKNVDMIFNMRFANDNFFHEGKFQESEFSNNQFRLEIKGKIHEKVYFRFRDRYTKSTDPGSRDNISRSTDMAFIGVTLSPKTQLNLGKMSADWGGFEFDLNPIDILEYNDILEYADNFLTGVGLTHQVSKNHSLGFQVLNSRVSNFEDVYKGQMPEGIEKAKAPMAFVTNWRGSFFDGKFETIYSYSYFQEAKNRGMNYYSLGNKYENGRFKMMYDFKYSNEGLDRKGIVTGMLSGEDVVAQQNVSYLENWIKAEYLVAPKVNVTLTLMNNNAYAKDLVSENSGVSHIRSSYGFIPTVEYLPFKNMNIRFYASYVGRYYNYSSYAKEHLGQENYNTGRLSVGFIAPLLIF; translated from the coding sequence ATGAAAAAAATCTTATTATTACTCGCGTTATCTATGCAAATTGGAATGTTTGCACAAGAAACACAAACTAGTACAGATACTATTTCGAAACCCTTATTACCTGTAGAGAAAATCGACTTGTTAAAAAACGTAGATATGATTTTTAATATGCGTTTTGCAAATGATAATTTTTTCCACGAGGGTAAGTTTCAAGAATCAGAATTTAGCAACAATCAATTCCGATTAGAAATTAAAGGTAAAATACACGAAAAAGTGTATTTCAGATTTAGAGATCGCTATACTAAAAGTACAGATCCAGGAAGTAGAGATAATATTAGCAGATCTACGGATATGGCATTTATTGGTGTGACTCTATCGCCAAAGACCCAATTGAATCTCGGGAAAATGAGCGCTGACTGGGGAGGATTTGAGTTCGATTTAAACCCAATCGATATCTTAGAGTACAATGACATCTTAGAATATGCAGATAACTTCTTGACAGGTGTTGGACTTACACATCAAGTTTCAAAGAATCACTCCTTGGGATTCCAAGTCTTAAACTCGCGTGTTTCTAATTTTGAAGACGTATATAAAGGACAAATGCCAGAAGGAATCGAAAAAGCAAAAGCTCCCATGGCTTTTGTAACCAATTGGAGAGGTAGTTTCTTTGATGGAAAATTTGAAACCATCTATAGTTATAGCTATTTTCAAGAAGCAAAGAATAGAGGAATGAACTATTATTCTTTGGGAAATAAATATGAGAATGGAAGATTTAAAATGATGTATGACTTTAAATACAGCAACGAAGGTTTAGATCGAAAAGGAATAGTGACGGGAATGCTCTCTGGAGAAGATGTTGTAGCACAACAAAATGTTTCGTATTTAGAAAATTGGATTAAAGCAGAATATTTAGTTGCGCCCAAAGTAAATGTAACCCTGACTTTGATGAACAACAATGCCTATGCTAAAGATCTTGTGTCTGAAAATAGTGGAGTAAGTCATATTCGTTCGAGTTATGGTTTTATCCCAACGGTAGAGTACTTACCTTTTAAAAATATGAATATCCGCTTCTACGCTTCTTATGTAGGTAGATATTACAACTATTCTAGTTATGCAAAAGAACATTTAGGTCAAGAAAATTACAATACAGGTCGATTGAGTGTCGGATTTATTGCACCGTTATTGATTTTTTAA